The following are encoded together in the Parabacteroides chongii genome:
- a CDS encoding uracil-xanthine permease family protein, whose product MDSKKSLGPAQKTVVGVQFLFVAFGATVLVPLLVGLDPSTALFTAGLGTLIFHLVTKGKVPIFLGSSFAFVAPIIKATELYGLPGTMSGLVAVGAVYGLMSMLVKWRGIGFIKRLFPPVVIGPVIILIGLSLAGSGVNMAKENWPLALIALFTAVLASLLGRGMIKLIPIFCGIIVGYIAACFFKVIDFEPIIAAPWFALPQFVKPELSWEAVIFMIPVTIAPIIEHIGDVYAINEVTGKDFVKDPGLHRTMLGDGLACVAAGLIGGPPVTTYSEVTGAISLTKITDPAVIRIAAVAGIVFSVFGKVSAFLKSIPPAVLGGIMLLLFGTIAAVGINSLIQNRTNLGDTRNLIIVSLILTFGIGGASLEFGEFTMAGIGLAALLGVILNLVLPKGSQ is encoded by the coding sequence ATGGACAGCAAAAAATCACTGGGCCCTGCTCAAAAGACGGTAGTAGGCGTTCAATTTCTCTTTGTAGCCTTTGGTGCCACCGTCTTAGTCCCTCTACTGGTGGGTTTAGATCCTTCGACAGCCCTTTTCACTGCCGGATTAGGAACATTGATCTTTCATTTGGTAACAAAGGGGAAAGTGCCGATTTTTTTGGGAAGTAGCTTCGCTTTCGTGGCACCCATCATTAAAGCGACTGAATTATATGGTTTACCGGGGACAATGTCGGGACTGGTGGCTGTCGGTGCTGTCTACGGACTGATGAGCATGTTGGTGAAGTGGCGTGGCATCGGGTTCATCAAGCGGTTATTTCCGCCGGTTGTGATCGGGCCGGTCATCATATTGATTGGTCTGTCGTTGGCGGGTTCGGGTGTGAATATGGCGAAAGAGAACTGGCCGCTGGCTCTGATCGCTTTGTTTACTGCTGTTCTGGCATCGTTGTTGGGACGGGGGATGATCAAGCTGATTCCTATCTTCTGCGGGATTATCGTCGGATATATTGCTGCATGCTTTTTTAAAGTGATCGACTTCGAGCCGATCATAGCGGCCCCCTGGTTTGCTTTGCCTCAGTTCGTCAAGCCGGAGTTGTCGTGGGAAGCTGTGATCTTTATGATCCCGGTGACGATCGCCCCGATCATAGAACATATCGGAGATGTATATGCCATTAACGAAGTGACGGGCAAAGATTTTGTGAAAGATCCGGGATTGCACCGGACTATGCTGGGCGACGGTTTAGCTTGTGTGGCTGCCGGGCTGATCGGCGGACCTCCTGTAACCACTTATTCAGAGGTGACCGGAGCTATATCGCTGACGAAGATCACGGATCCGGCCGTTATCCGTATTGCAGCGGTGGCAGGGATTGTCTTTTCCGTTTTCGGCAAGGTCAGTGCTTTCCTTAAATCGATCCCGCCTGCCGTACTGGGCGGAATTATGCTGTTGTTGTTCGGAACGATCGCTGCTGTCGGTATAAATAGTCTGATACAGAACAGGACAAATTTGGGAGATACCCGTAATTTGATCATAGTCTCGTTGATTCTCACCTTTGGTATCGGCGGAGCCTCCCTGGAGTTTGGTGAATTTACGATGGCGGGGATCGGCCTGGCGGCTCTGCTGGGAGTGATCCTGAACCTGGTCTTGCCCAAGGGAAGCCAATAA
- the potA gene encoding polyamine ABC transporter ATP-binding protein, whose protein sequence is MQKSDCIIGVEHVSKFFGDKAVLNDVNLFVRKGEFVTILGPSGCGKTTLLRLIAGFQTASEGEISIAGKEITQTPPHKRPVNTVFQKYALFPHLNVFNNIAFGLKLKKLPSAVIEKKVKQALKMVGMTDYEYRDVDSLSGGQQQRVAIARAIVNEPEVLLLDEPLAALDLKMRKDMQMELKEMHKSLGITFVYVTHDQEEALTLSDTIVVMSEGRIQQIGTPIDIYNEPINSFVADFIGESNILNGLMIKDKQVSFAGHDFECVDEGFGEQAPVDVVIRPEDIYIFDPSEAAMLTGTVTSSIFKGVHYEMMVQTPEGYEFMVQDYHCFDAGQEVGLLVKPFDIHVMKKERVCNTFEGKMIDPTHVEFLGTTFECKEVTDVEGDTPVKVEVDFRHVILEDNEEDGTLTGEVKFILYKGNHYHLTVFTDWDEDIFVDTTDVWDDGDRVGIRIAPENIRIIHN, encoded by the coding sequence ATGCAAAAGTCCGACTGCATTATCGGTGTGGAACATGTCTCCAAGTTCTTTGGCGACAAGGCCGTGCTGAATGATGTAAATTTGTTTGTCCGCAAGGGCGAGTTTGTTACTATTTTAGGACCTTCCGGTTGTGGAAAAACAACCTTGTTACGTCTGATAGCCGGATTTCAGACAGCTTCGGAAGGGGAGATCTCTATTGCAGGAAAAGAAATAACGCAAACGCCGCCGCACAAACGTCCGGTCAACACGGTGTTCCAGAAATATGCATTATTCCCTCACCTGAACGTTTTTAATAATATTGCTTTCGGTCTGAAACTGAAGAAGCTACCGTCTGCCGTGATCGAGAAAAAGGTCAAACAGGCGTTGAAGATGGTAGGTATGACCGACTACGAATACCGCGATGTGGATTCCCTTTCGGGCGGACAGCAACAGCGTGTGGCGATTGCCCGTGCCATCGTGAACGAACCGGAAGTGTTGCTGCTCGACGAACCGCTGGCTGCCCTCGACCTGAAGATGCGCAAGGATATGCAGATGGAGTTGAAGGAAATGCATAAATCGCTCGGTATCACTTTTGTTTACGTAACTCACGACCAGGAGGAGGCATTGACTCTGAGCGATACGATCGTCGTTATGAGTGAAGGCCGTATCCAGCAGATCGGAACTCCCATCGATATTTATAACGAACCGATCAATTCGTTCGTTGCCGACTTCATCGGTGAAAGTAACATCCTAAACGGATTGATGATCAAAGATAAACAAGTCTCTTTTGCCGGACATGACTTTGAGTGTGTCGATGAAGGCTTTGGAGAGCAGGCACCGGTAGATGTCGTGATCCGTCCGGAAGATATCTATATTTTCGATCCGTCGGAAGCGGCGATGCTGACCGGTACGGTGACATCTTCTATCTTTAAAGGAGTCCATTATGAAATGATGGTACAGACTCCCGAAGGTTATGAATTTATGGTGCAGGACTATCATTGTTTCGATGCGGGACAGGAGGTCGGATTACTGGTGAAACCTTTCGATATACATGTCATGAAGAAAGAGCGCGTCTGCAATACGTTTGAAGGCAAAATGATCGATCCGACGCATGTCGAGTTTCTGGGAACAACCTTTGAATGCAAGGAAGTGACGGATGTGGAAGGCGATACTCCGGTAAAAGTCGAGGTTGATTTCCGCCATGTCATTCTGGAAGACAATGAGGAAGACGGTACACTGACGGGTGAAGTGAAATTTATCCTTTATAAAGGAAACCATTATCATCTGACCGTGTTTACAGACTGGGACGAAGATATTTTCGTCGATACGACAGATGTTTGGGATGACGGTGACCGTGTCGGTATCCGGATTGCCCCTGAAAATATACGTATTATTCATAACTAA
- a CDS encoding ABC transporter permease, whose translation MRRRNWTIPYALFLAVFVVMPLLLIVLYAFTDTEGAFTFANFRKFMMHPEAMNTFVYSIGIAIIITLVCLILGYPAAYILSQARFNTSRTMVVLFILPMWVNILIRTLATVALFDFLNLPLGEGALIFGMVYNFLPFMIYPIYNTLQKMDRNLIEAAQDLGANPFQVFMKTIFPLSMPGVMSGIVMVFMPTVSTFAIAELLTMNNIKLFGTTVQENINNGMWNYGAALSLIMLLLIGITILFTNEEDNASNEGGGVI comes from the coding sequence ATGCGTCGCAGGAACTGGACAATTCCTTACGCACTATTTCTGGCAGTATTCGTAGTCATGCCGTTGCTCTTGATCGTCCTGTATGCGTTTACAGATACGGAAGGAGCCTTTACTTTTGCCAATTTCCGTAAGTTTATGATGCATCCCGAGGCGATGAATACTTTTGTCTATTCGATCGGGATTGCTATTATAATCACGTTAGTATGCCTGATACTGGGATATCCCGCCGCTTATATATTGAGCCAGGCCCGGTTCAATACTTCCCGTACAATGGTCGTACTGTTTATCTTGCCGATGTGGGTGAACATCCTGATCCGTACGCTGGCAACGGTCGCCCTGTTCGACTTTCTGAACCTGCCGCTGGGCGAGGGAGCTTTGATCTTCGGTATGGTGTATAACTTCCTGCCGTTTATGATCTATCCGATCTACAATACGTTGCAGAAGATGGACCGTAACCTGATCGAGGCGGCACAGGACTTGGGGGCTAATCCCTTTCAGGTGTTTATGAAGACAATCTTTCCTTTGTCGATGCCTGGTGTGATGAGCGGTATCGTGATGGTCTTTATGCCGACCGTATCGACATTCGCCATTGCCGAGTTGTTGACAATGAATAATATCAAGCTGTTCGGTACGACCGTTCAGGAAAATATCAATAACGGAATGTGGAACTATGGAGCCGCCCTTTCTCTGATCATGTTGCTGCTGATCGGCATTACGATCTTGTTCACCAATGAGGAAGATAATGCTTCAAATGAAGGAGGAGGTGTGATATGA
- a CDS encoding ABC transporter permease — protein sequence MMTKIMAKAYLWLLLILLYSPILIIMIFSFTEAKVLGNWTGFSTKLYSSLFTGGVQRSLVGALWNTFAIAMLAASISTILGSIAAVGIFNLRSRPRQVMNFTNAIPMMNADIITGVSLFLLFVSLGVSQGFTTVVLAHITFCTPYVVLSVMPRLKKMNQNVYEAALDLGATPFQALRKVILPEIRPGMISGFILAFTLSIDDFAVTIFTIGNEGLETLSTFIYADARKGGLTPELRPLSTIIFVTVLVLLIVINKRADKSSAK from the coding sequence ATGATGACGAAAATAATGGCGAAAGCCTACCTGTGGCTGCTTCTTATCCTACTTTATTCCCCGATCCTGATCATTATGATCTTCTCTTTTACCGAGGCGAAGGTGCTCGGTAACTGGACCGGTTTCTCAACAAAACTGTATAGTTCGCTGTTTACCGGAGGTGTACAACGCTCGCTGGTAGGGGCTTTGTGGAATACATTTGCGATCGCTATGCTGGCAGCATCGATCTCGACAATTCTGGGAAGTATTGCGGCTGTAGGTATCTTTAACCTGAGGTCCCGTCCGCGCCAGGTAATGAATTTTACGAATGCCATACCGATGATGAATGCCGATATCATCACCGGTGTTTCTCTGTTTTTGCTGTTTGTCAGCTTGGGAGTTTCCCAGGGATTCACGACTGTCGTGCTGGCGCATATCACCTTTTGTACGCCTTATGTGGTATTGAGCGTGATGCCGCGTCTGAAAAAGATGAACCAGAATGTGTATGAAGCGGCACTCGATCTGGGAGCAACCCCGTTCCAGGCACTCCGTAAAGTGATCCTGCCGGAGATTCGTCCGGGAATGATCAGTGGCTTTATCCTGGCTTTTACTCTTTCGATCGATGATTTTGCCGTTACGATCTTTACGATTGGTAACGAAGGGCTGGAGACACTTTCCACCTTTATCTATGCGGATGCCCGGAAGGGAGGGCTTACCCCTGAACTGCGTCCGTTGTCGACGATCATCTTTGTCACCGTACTGGTATTGCTGATCGTGATCAATAAGAGAGCCGATAAATCATCCGCTAAGTAG
- a CDS encoding ABC transporter substrate-binding protein yields MNRLIKIICVLVACLGVLSSCARTEKERSKILKIYNWADYIDEDILDEFPVWYKEQTGEDIRIIYQVFDINEIMLTKIERGHEDFDLICPSEYIIERMLKKGLLLPIDRNFGKTPDYLDNISPYIQEQLNKLSQPGMKTTDYVVPYMWGTAGLLYNKKFVSKDEVMTWDCLWNPRYKNKILMKDSYRDAYGTAIIYAHAKELADGTVTVEQLMNDNSPEAIAIAEDYLKRMKPNIAGWEADFGKEMMTKNKAWLNLTWSGDAVWAMEEADAVGVELGYEVPLEGSNIWYDGWAIPKYARNVKAASYFLDYLCRADIALRNMDANGYVSAVATPEILEAKIDTTVEEFSNLSYFFGPGNDSIQINPVQYPDHKVVERCAMIRDFGDETELVLEMWSRVKGDNLNTGIVLLIFAVFGLLLVWVLYRRIREYKQKKRYHRRRRRW; encoded by the coding sequence ATGAATAGACTGATTAAAATAATATGTGTGCTGGTTGCTTGTCTGGGTGTTTTGTCTTCCTGTGCACGCACGGAGAAGGAACGCAGCAAAATATTGAAGATATACAACTGGGCAGATTATATCGATGAAGATATCCTGGATGAGTTCCCGGTCTGGTATAAAGAACAGACCGGCGAAGACATCCGCATCATCTACCAGGTTTTCGATATCAACGAGATCATGTTGACCAAGATCGAACGAGGTCATGAAGATTTCGATCTGATTTGTCCTTCCGAATATATTATCGAGCGAATGCTGAAAAAGGGCTTGTTGCTTCCTATCGACCGCAATTTCGGTAAGACTCCCGATTATCTGGATAACATATCTCCCTATATTCAGGAACAATTGAATAAACTGAGCCAGCCGGGTATGAAAACGACCGACTATGTGGTTCCTTATATGTGGGGAACGGCCGGTTTGTTATATAATAAAAAGTTTGTATCGAAGGATGAAGTAATGACCTGGGATTGTTTGTGGAATCCTAGGTATAAGAACAAGATCCTGATGAAAGACAGCTATCGCGATGCCTATGGTACGGCTATTATCTACGCCCATGCCAAAGAGTTGGCCGACGGAACCGTTACGGTAGAACAGCTGATGAACGACAACTCGCCGGAAGCCATCGCCATCGCAGAAGATTATCTGAAACGGATGAAACCCAATATCGCCGGATGGGAAGCCGACTTCGGTAAGGAGATGATGACCAAGAACAAAGCATGGCTGAACCTGACCTGGAGCGGTGACGCCGTTTGGGCTATGGAAGAGGCGGATGCTGTCGGTGTCGAACTGGGGTACGAAGTCCCTCTGGAAGGCAGTAATATCTGGTATGACGGCTGGGCGATCCCTAAATATGCCCGTAATGTAAAAGCTGCCAGTTATTTTCTTGATTATCTTTGTCGTGCGGATATTGCTTTGCGTAATATGGATGCCAATGGGTATGTGAGTGCCGTGGCTACTCCCGAAATACTGGAAGCAAAGATAGACACGACGGTTGAAGAGTTCTCGAACCTCAGCTATTTCTTTGGCCCCGGAAACGATAGTATCCAAATCAATCCGGTGCAATATCCCGACCACAAGGTGGTGGAGCGGTGTGCCATGATCCGTGATTTCGGCGACGAGACCGAACTGGTACTGGAAATGTGGAGCCGCGTAAAAGGGGATAACCTGAATACGGGGATCGTTTTGTTGATCTTTGCCGTCTTCGGCCTGTTATTGGTCTGGGTACTTTACCGCAGAATACGTGAATATAAACAGAAAAAGCGTTATCACAGACGTCGCAGACGCTGGTGA
- a CDS encoding HAD family hydrolase, whose product MDGIKNLIIDFGGVIINLTRNRCVEAFESFGVPNVRDCILNSKDLFMQIEIGTITSTEFRDGIRHLTRQHLTDEQIDAAWIAMLDDIPAYKLELLMELRKKYNTMLLSNTNEIHWQWAEKNSFAYQGHHAGDFFNKIYLSYELNMLKPNADIFEYVLKDAVIKPEETLFLDDSVPNCRTAESLGIRTYTPQAREDWSHLFK is encoded by the coding sequence ATGGATGGAATTAAAAACTTGATTATAGACTTTGGTGGGGTGATTATCAATCTGACCCGTAACCGTTGCGTGGAGGCCTTTGAAAGTTTCGGTGTACCCAATGTCCGCGACTGTATTTTGAACAGCAAGGACTTGTTCATGCAGATAGAAATAGGCACTATCACATCGACGGAGTTCAGGGATGGGATCCGCCACCTGACCCGTCAGCATCTGACCGATGAACAGATCGATGCTGCCTGGATCGCCATGCTCGACGATATTCCCGCTTATAAGCTGGAACTGTTGATGGAACTTCGTAAGAAATACAACACGATGCTGCTCAGCAACACGAACGAGATCCATTGGCAATGGGCGGAAAAGAACAGCTTTGCTTATCAGGGTCATCATGCCGGGGATTTTTTCAATAAGATCTACCTTTCTTACGAGCTGAATATGCTGAAACCCAATGCTGATATCTTTGAATATGTATTGAAAGATGCTGTGATAAAACCCGAAGAGACCCTGTTCCTGGATGATTCCGTCCCTAACTGCCGTACTGCAGAATCTCTGGGTATCCGTACATATACACCCCAGGCCAGAGAAGACTGGTCGCATCTGTTTAAATAA
- a CDS encoding FimB/Mfa2 family fimbrial subunit: MNKLVFSTLLLSLFLGSCSKDDDCHCVNNDDLISPELAEMMVSTGTSTTAFTGVLMVYPCIEDTSLYHGNYSGNGTLVPFNATYTIKDGSIYKASIPVRLPLGDYNFLYWGLAKNSQTDSVYDEAAIREPGLRLGADLLGLYMTLQKDNYQDTTYMPVYDFLHAVNPIKVGTEKMQATLKHATAGLKITLTNKDGDKMNPSIASARILIGNIASRLDYYTAEPSDFTKTIEFPLSMSADSLSMSANSTVMVFPSADNPPLTILLTLKNGQEKHFSKPLTNALVAGNRLTLNITLGELYSEETSSDGFEVENWTETTENIDFSTSAS; encoded by the coding sequence ATGAATAAGTTAGTTTTTTCTACATTGTTATTATCCCTGTTTTTGGGTAGCTGTTCAAAAGACGATGATTGTCATTGTGTGAACAATGACGATTTAATAAGTCCGGAACTGGCCGAAATGATGGTTTCGACCGGAACTTCTACAACCGCTTTTACCGGTGTTCTGATGGTCTATCCTTGTATAGAAGATACCAGTTTGTATCATGGTAATTATTCCGGTAATGGAACGTTGGTTCCTTTTAATGCAACATATACCATCAAAGACGGTTCCATTTATAAAGCATCCATTCCTGTCAGGCTGCCCCTGGGCGATTATAATTTTTTATATTGGGGACTGGCTAAAAACAGCCAGACCGATTCCGTATATGATGAGGCTGCTATCCGGGAACCGGGTCTACGGTTAGGTGCGGACTTGTTAGGGTTATACATGACTTTGCAGAAAGATAATTATCAGGATACGACTTATATGCCGGTATATGATTTCCTGCATGCGGTCAATCCTATTAAGGTCGGAACAGAAAAGATGCAGGCGACTTTGAAGCATGCAACAGCAGGTCTGAAGATTACTTTGACAAATAAAGACGGTGATAAGATGAACCCGAGCATTGCTTCCGCCCGTATTCTGATCGGTAATATTGCTTCCCGGCTGGATTATTATACTGCCGAACCCAGTGATTTCACGAAGACGATCGAGTTCCCTCTGTCTATGTCTGCCGATAGCTTGTCTATGTCAGCCAATTCGACAGTAATGGTATTCCCTTCCGCCGACAATCCTCCGTTGACCATCCTCCTGACTCTGAAGAACGGGCAGGAGAAACATTTCAGTAAGCCGTTGACGAATGCTTTGGTAGCCGGGAACCGCTTAACGCTCAATATAACATTAGGTGAACTGTATTCCGAAGAGACCTCTTCCGATGGTTTTGAAGTGGAGAACTGGACGGAAACGACCGAAAATATAGATTTCTCTACTTCGGCATCCTGA
- a CDS encoding queuosine precursor transporter gives MQRTTVTIPFMLLGILFNICLVASNLLETKVVQVFGITATAGLIVFPISYIINDCIAEVWGFKKARLIIWSGFASNFLVIGFAQLAVMLPAAPFWEGEEGFNFVFGMAPRIAIASLIAFLVGSFLNAYVMSKMKIASNGKHFSVRAIVSTLVGESADSMIFFPIAFIGLIPAKELLIMIGTQAVLKSLYEVIILPVTVRVVKYIKKVDGNDVYDIGTSYNILKVKDI, from the coding sequence ATGCAGAGAACAACTGTCACAATCCCGTTCATGCTGCTGGGTATTCTCTTTAATATATGCCTGGTAGCTTCCAATCTTTTAGAGACAAAAGTCGTACAGGTATTCGGCATCACCGCCACTGCCGGACTGATTGTATTCCCTATTTCCTATATTATCAACGACTGTATAGCCGAAGTATGGGGATTCAAGAAAGCACGTTTGATCATCTGGAGCGGGTTCGCATCCAATTTCCTGGTTATCGGATTTGCCCAACTGGCTGTTATGTTGCCTGCCGCCCCTTTCTGGGAAGGCGAAGAAGGATTTAATTTCGTCTTCGGGATGGCGCCGCGCATAGCCATTGCCAGCCTGATCGCTTTCCTGGTCGGTTCTTTCCTGAATGCATACGTTATGAGTAAAATGAAAATTGCGTCGAACGGGAAACACTTTTCCGTACGGGCAATCGTCTCGACCTTAGTCGGTGAAAGTGCTGATTCGATGATCTTTTTCCCGATAGCTTTCATCGGACTGATACCGGCTAAGGAGCTACTGATCATGATCGGAACACAGGCTGTCCTGAAGTCTTTGTACGAAGTGATAATCCTGCCGGTAACCGTCCGCGTTGTGAAATACATAAAGAAAGTAGACGGCAATGATGTATATGATATAGGAACATCTTATAATATATTAAAAGTGAAGGATATATAA
- a CDS encoding DUF2490 domain-containing protein, with amino-acid sequence MKNYFRRNRFFILSTFWILLFHSSLYAIDGAGMAFKVSLSGKIYHKFSFLFEEDIRPKSNFKQAEWFLTTGEVNYTFNPYVKAGVAYMLLCQYKVSEELRNRYYVYASASYPIGNLSFSLRERFQSTFKTGGQHPKNYLRTMLTVSYKIGKTGFSPFVYGELFNNTGHQGNMYTERIRLSTGSDYKINKQNTLQLYYRYHIFNVYDPVNYKHAIGLTYSHRF; translated from the coding sequence ATGAAAAACTATTTCAGAAGAAATCGTTTCTTTATTCTGTCTACTTTTTGGATACTTCTGTTTCATTCTTCCTTATATGCAATAGACGGAGCCGGTATGGCATTTAAGGTCAGTTTGTCGGGAAAGATTTATCATAAGTTTTCCTTTTTATTTGAAGAAGATATCCGCCCTAAATCCAATTTCAAGCAAGCAGAATGGTTTCTGACTACAGGGGAAGTCAACTATACATTCAATCCGTATGTAAAAGCCGGAGTGGCCTATATGCTGCTTTGCCAGTATAAAGTTTCGGAAGAATTACGCAATCGTTATTATGTGTATGCTTCGGCATCTTATCCGATCGGCAACCTTTCTTTCTCTTTACGGGAAAGATTTCAAAGTACTTTTAAGACGGGCGGCCAACATCCTAAAAATTATCTCAGGACTATGTTGACCGTTTCATACAAAATCGGTAAAACAGGCTTTTCCCCTTTCGTTTACGGAGAATTGTTCAATAACACCGGCCACCAAGGGAATATGTACACAGAGCGTATCCGCCTCTCTACCGGAAGCGATTATAAGATCAATAAGCAAAATACGTTACAGCTATATTATCGCTACCATATATTTAATGTATATGATCCAGTCAACTACAAACATGCAATAGGGCTGACCTATTCGCACAGATTCTAA
- a CDS encoding SGNH/GDSL hydrolase family protein: MKNIKKCFMLAVCIFTASSLFGQQKDWAQFGRYAEVNKTVKTPSKVVFMGNSITDGWWSTDSLFFKTNGFIGRGISGQTTAEMLVRFRADVINLKPKAVVILAGTNDIAQNNGYIAMENILGNIISMVELAKANNIDAILCSVLPAYEFGWRKGLEPAGKIIELNKMIKAYADRNKLTYIDYHSRLADERGGLPEKYSKDGVHPTLDGYKIMEEILLPALKRY; the protein is encoded by the coding sequence ATGAAGAACATTAAGAAATGTTTTATGCTGGCAGTATGTATATTCACTGCATCGTCTCTTTTCGGCCAGCAGAAAGATTGGGCACAGTTTGGCCGTTACGCAGAGGTTAACAAGACAGTGAAAACTCCCTCCAAAGTAGTTTTCATGGGAAACTCGATTACAGATGGGTGGTGGTCGACCGATTCGTTATTCTTTAAGACAAATGGATTTATAGGCAGAGGCATCAGCGGGCAGACAACGGCAGAAATGCTGGTCAGATTCCGTGCAGATGTAATTAACCTGAAACCTAAGGCTGTCGTGATCCTGGCCGGTACGAATGACATCGCGCAGAATAACGGATATATAGCAATGGAGAATATCCTCGGAAATATAATCTCTATGGTTGAGTTGGCAAAGGCTAATAATATAGATGCGATCCTTTGTTCCGTATTACCCGCATACGAATTCGGATGGCGTAAAGGCTTGGAACCTGCCGGTAAAATTATCGAACTGAATAAAATGATCAAGGCTTATGCCGACCGTAACAAGCTGACTTATATCGATTATCATTCCCGATTGGCTGATGAAAGGGGAGGATTGCCCGAGAAATATTCAAAGGACGGTGTACATCCCACTTTGGATGGATATAAAATAATGGAAGAAATACTTCTTCCGGCACTGAAACGTTATTGA
- a CDS encoding GNAT family N-acetyltransferase — MNLNDVHVRKATSDDFSDVMNVERLAFGEEDEARLVKDLLADVSAEPFVSLLACYQGEAIGHILFTKALLEGSNPSPSVYILAPLAIKPAYQKQGIGGLLIREGHRILKEMGVELVFVLGHKEYYPRHGFKGKAEEAGYPPPYPIESIYADCWMYQFLIPETKDFPKGKVKCAEAMDKPEYWRE, encoded by the coding sequence ATGAATTTGAATGACGTACATGTGAGGAAGGCTACTTCCGACGATTTCAGTGACGTAATGAACGTCGAACGGCTTGCTTTCGGCGAGGAAGACGAAGCTCGACTGGTGAAGGATCTGCTCGCAGATGTGAGTGCCGAACCTTTTGTTTCGCTACTTGCCTGTTACCAGGGGGAAGCCATAGGGCATATTCTTTTCACCAAGGCCTTACTGGAGGGATCCAATCCTTCTCCTTCTGTGTATATCCTGGCTCCATTGGCTATAAAACCAGCATATCAGAAGCAAGGAATTGGCGGTTTATTGATCCGCGAAGGGCATCGGATATTGAAGGAGATGGGTGTGGAGTTGGTATTTGTTCTGGGGCATAAAGAATATTATCCCCGTCACGGATTCAAAGGAAAGGCAGAAGAGGCCGGTTATCCGCCTCCTTATCCGATCGAAAGCATCTATGCAGACTGTTGGATGTATCAGTTCCTCATCCCGGAAACGAAAGATTTCCCCAAAGGGAAAGTTAAATGTGCCGAAGCGATGGATAAGCCAGAGTATTGGCGGGAATAG
- a CDS encoding exodeoxyribonuclease III gives MKIITYNVNGLRAAVGKGLPEWLGEQQPDVLCLQETKLQPDQFPAEAFEALGYKAYLFSAQKKGYSGVAILTKQEPDNVETGMGIEKYDNEGRFIRADYGDISVVSVYHPSGTSGDERQAFKMEWLEDFRNYVVELQKTRKQLILCGDYNICHEPIDIHDPVRNATNSGFLPEEREWMTRFLDAGFIDTFRFLNPDKQQYTWWSYRFNARKNNKGWRIDYCMVSEPVKPLLKEAYILNDAIHSDHCPAVLEIK, from the coding sequence ATGAAGATCATCACATACAATGTAAACGGTCTGCGTGCAGCCGTTGGAAAGGGATTGCCCGAATGGCTCGGTGAGCAGCAACCGGATGTACTTTGCCTGCAGGAAACCAAACTGCAACCGGACCAGTTTCCGGCAGAAGCATTCGAGGCTCTGGGCTATAAAGCCTATTTATTCAGTGCACAAAAGAAGGGATACAGCGGCGTCGCCATCCTGACCAAGCAGGAACCCGATAATGTGGAAACCGGCATGGGAATAGAGAAATACGATAATGAAGGACGCTTTATCCGTGCAGATTACGGCGATATCTCTGTCGTTAGCGTCTACCATCCTTCAGGAACCAGCGGCGATGAACGCCAGGCGTTTAAGATGGAATGGCTGGAAGACTTCCGGAACTATGTAGTGGAATTGCAGAAAACACGCAAGCAACTGATCCTTTGCGGCGACTATAATATCTGCCATGAACCGATAGATATCCATGATCCTGTACGGAATGCGACCAATAGTGGTTTCCTCCCTGAAGAACGCGAATGGATGACGCGGTTCCTCGATGCCGGATTTATCGACACGTTCCGTTTCCTGAATCCCGACAAGCAGCAATATACCTGGTGGAGCTACCGCTTTAATGCGCGCAAAAACAATAAAGGCTGGCGCATCGATTACTGCATGGTGAGCGAACCGGTAAAGCCGTTACTGAAAGAAGCCTACATATTGAACGATGCCATACACTCGGATCATTGCCCGGCGGTGTTGGAAATCAAATAA